The sequence tgaattatctgaaattaaaaaaccaaacagatttcgttaaagtaatgttaaatttagtaattaatcgatgaaataagcaaaataattctttttgacaaaatggcggtttctcaaaaaaaaaaaaaatcgatttttgaccaaaattttggcgttacattgtttataaaaaaaatatttactgctgaaaaaaaatcttcgattaattactaaaaaatgtatttaagaaactcgtgttaaaatttgagactaatcggtttagccgttttcgagtaatgttggtcaccgactttcaaaataccattttgagaaaaacgcgtttaaagttccAAGTAAGCGCTGCCCCTCCGGCCtagtactttcaagcactctgaaacgccttttctaatttgcgtgtaacttcgaaaatattcaccggaacgatattaaattttctgtgtgtatttttaaatatatgtatctacattaaacgatttttttaaaattctaactgtatataaccccttaattttaacagtatttatgtatatacatatgcatattacTAGAATTAACGTTAATTTATCAACTAtattaatttctgaaattacaCTTGCATACTTGCATTATGcacattttttaatgcaaaccttagtcttaaaagtattaaattcCCATTTAGTACCtaaatttctacaattgatAATTTTGGCTTTGAGCGGGAATATGAGATTGGCGCTGATAAGGAATGTCATATAATATTTCGTTAGTTTCTTATCATACTTCTGCATAGTATTTCTTCTTTAATGCATTCAAGTGTCAACTTTGCCTTCTCGCATCCTTTCATTTTGGTAGCAGGCGCCTTAATGCGCTAGTCAGGTGACGCGCACGCCCCGCATACTCAAGCAATCAAACAACATTTGAATTACTTTGAAATTGTACCGATGAAATACTCATTACTTCATTGTCTTCACCGTCAATATCTTCGATGCGCACAGAGTCTCTAGCACGGCTTTCGCTGCCACCTAAATTATCAATTTCCTCATCCTCCTCGTCATCTAATGTAGGTGTTTTAATGCGATTGCGAATTATGATATCCCGCTCGGCCGCTGGTTGCAAATGTAAAGGATTTGGAGCTATATCTACAGCATCCATGTCACGTCCCTGTAGTCCTAGTgttaaattcactttagattgttgtCCTACAGGTAAACCCGCATTTGTCGGTAGCTTAGGTGTGGTAGCAGGTGGCCGTAATCGTGCCGGATCTAGTAGTGAATgcattttagtttgttttttgggCGTTCGTGCTGGTGAAGTTTTGCGCGAGCTGATCAAGGACTTCAGTTGCTTAGCGCTAGTGATGGAAAATTCACACGTTATTCATTTATAAGTTAACACACATCAAAGTCTTTTATTACTCACGCTTCAATCAGTTTTAGTAACAAACGATGATAAGATTCATATTCCTCACTACCGAATTCATTAGGGTCGTGACGTGCATGTTCGTACATATCGCAAAATTGATGTATCATGCGTTGCTGTCCGGAGCCATTCAGTGTGGTAGCGGCCAGTGTGGTGAGTAGAAAAGCACGCAAACTGTCATACGGATGCCGCATACTACCATCGCTGCGCATAATCTCGGTTTCTGcatgaaaataaagttttttttgtgaatatctTTTAGAAATAGCAATTATATTATGTACCTAATATTTTCAcatcatcaacagctttcatGCGATAATAGTAGGGTGGGATAGGTTGATCCGTGCGCAAAATATACTTGTCATCATTCCAAAGCAGTCTGGGTTCTTGcgttattttttgtatacaatCAAGACGGCGTTCGATCTCCCTTCGCAGCGTCTATAAAGCACAAGAAGTGGATAACATAACACACtcgtacacacattcttttccaATAACCTGCAGACTGTATACCAACCTTCTTCGCATCATTGCCTATAGGTACATGTGGTCCGCGTCGACTTCGCAAGGTAAATCGCATTATTTGgcgttttgcaaaaataaatagcatcacaAAAGTCAGCACACCACCACCAATTATGATGATAATCATAACACCAGATAGTTGCTCCATTTTACTTTGTGCACCTATGCGGAAATACAAACGGCGTATAAGGACTTTCTGTATGTTCCACGTTATTTGCAGAGTTTAGTTTGTGTTTAAGTGTgttcttattttaataattaagtgCCAACTATgtttaatttactaaaaatcaaTCGTGCAATACTTTTCTCTAATCAGCAATTGATTTGTTTTCGGTGAATCAGCTGTCAATTACCAAACAAATGAAGATGGAGTCTATTGTGAATGGAAATTGACTAACACCCTGAACAGAATTGCAGCAGACAGCAGGTAACGGGTTGATGGGTATCCGCTGTCAAAATTAGAACACATCTAAATCATGAAATTGCATAGAATTGCGGAGGGGACCGATTTCTTGCTGTcagttatttttactattatttatttagacTCATTTTACTTTCTGTGCCGAGTCCAAGATGCAGGGTTGCTTTTCTGATCACTTGCTgtcaatttgtttgtttctaaGCAACAACAGGGAAATAACAAGCAAATAGTATtcaatttgtacaaaaaaaaaaaatatccgtaATTAGAAAGTTGTGTTTTTGTAGCAATAAGCTTCAACGAATGCTTCACAAATATACCAAACGAAAACATTTcactacaaaattaattttatcatAACCACAAAATTACAGCCGTGTAATTGCAATCGTGTTTTATGTCCCCATCGCAATTGTGTTTAACCGACTGAATTTTCCGACATAAATAGATCAGCATTTAACCTGTTATCTGGTGTCCAATCCAATTTCAGACCTAATGGAGGATTGTATTTAagttggatttattggtaaagTATCTTATTCGATTCAAATGAaatttcgaagttcgaaatatGAGAcatgatgaaaaaattgtgtataaaatttatttgaatactATTGTAGcacctcaaagaaaaaatgttgaaaatagtaAACGAACAGAAAGACAGTAAAAACTTGGAAGTTTCGCGTCGTGCTAAtagtttttttacattaaaaattaaatgttcaataagaaaaattggaaaattaaagaaaatgttcTCTGGGCACATTCCATAAGGTCCAATGAAGATTTACTTACTTCTTTCATGGCTAAATTCATTatattatacaaggtgaagtccaaaataaataagccTAGCCccataaaaatgtgtttgaaaGCTTGTttacattcggttcagtggaagcgaagttattgcgtctaaagtgtcagtatgagtttcgaacaataaatttttttttttaatcggtaaaacgtttactgaagcatttgaattgatgaaaaaagtttatggcgatgattgtctatctcgtgccagagttcatgagtggtttatacgtttcagagatggttgcgaggacataaatgacaatgagcaTATGGGCCGCCCACAATCAATAATCACCGAAAACGTTAtcgaaatttttcgtaaatttatcaaaaaagaaccgaaatcatcgttgaaattcatggaatcggagttgaatatcttcaaaatatcgatttatcgcattttaactgatcatttgtgcTTACGAAAGGcttgtgcacgtttcattccgcacaagttaactgagtacCAAAAATAGCTCTGAATTCAATTgaattcgaaagacctcattaaagaggcgagaaaatacgaaattacaaaattggaactggtgatgaaacgtggtgtttccaacatgaacctgaaactaagcgtcaaagtgcccaATGGAAGGCCTCAGACGAGCCATCATtcaaaaaatcgcatttggacAAGTTAAacatcaagtcgatgctcatttcttTTTACGATTCctagggaattgtccacaaagagttcgtgccaacgggccaaccGTCAATGCagttttctatcttggcattttgaagcgttttttGCATTGCGTTTCTCGaactcgccctgaataccgcgaaggatgaagctggcgcttattgcatggtaATGGACTATCTCAccatttttgactagaaatcgcattttaaccatcaatcactcatcgTATTGGCctaatatggctccctgtgacgtctacctattcggaaaattgcatttggccatgaaagaaaaacgttttgccTCCATAGAGGCCAACCAagaggcttgtaccgacatcctgaaggacattcaggtcaatgacctgaaacactctttcgaaaagcttttagatcgcgcaaaaaagggtatcgaggccagaggggactttttttgaataaataaattcgaagtTATCAGGTCACAGcttctgtcgtttctatttgagctcagttttgtttattttggacttcatcttgtaTTTGCTATGTgggaatttttgtgtttttttatttatttagaatatttttggtGTGTTGCTTTTCTAATACTACACTACGCTAAGTCCGAGCTGTACAGTAAAAAATCAACTGTGAAATAATACGACTCACTGTTTAGTTTtggtttcttttatttaaatttaaattgtatgttttattgtttacataaatttagttttatatatttattagttgTGGCATAATTGTGTTTTCGTACATTCACAACATATCAGCGAATTCagcatttgttttgttatttattatttgtagcacatacatttatttatttatataatcatACTTCTTTTACttaagatttttatattttttagcagcGCTTATTTGGCTTTTTGTGGTTCTTCCAATGCATACGTGttatagttttaatttattagtttatcAGGGCatattttttaccaatttcAGAACATTTCAATGtcaggtaaaatttttgagatttcGTTTAGATTAATtgaatgtatatatgcatattataTTTTAGCGGTGCAAA is a genomic window of Anastrepha ludens isolate Willacy chromosome 6, idAnaLude1.1, whole genome shotgun sequence containing:
- the LOC128866672 gene encoding protein C1orf43 homolog, which codes for MEQLSGVMIIIIIGGGVLTFVMLFIFAKRQIMRFTLRSRRGPHVPIGNDAKKTLRREIERRLDCIQKITQEPRLLWNDDKYILRTDQPIPPYYYRMKAVDDVKILETEIMRSDGSMRHPYDSLRAFLLTTLAATTLNGSGQQRMIHQFCDMYEHARHDPNEFGSEEYESYHRLLLKLIEAAKQLKSLISSRKTSPARTPKKQTKMHSLLDPARLRPPATTPKLPTNAGLPVGQQSKVNLTLGLQGRDMDAVDIAPNPLHLQPAAERDIIIRNRIKTPTLDDEEDEEIDNLGGSESRARDSVRIEDIDGEDNEVMSISSVQFQSNSNVV